Proteins from one Dethiosulfovibrio peptidovorans genomic window:
- a CDS encoding mannose-1-phosphate guanylyltransferase/mannose-6-phosphate isomerase — protein MTSLQGLVLAGGGGTRLWPLSRDEVPKQFLRLTGELTLFQITVRRLFPLCGDQIIVVSGERWDSQINYQASEVGLIGDILIVEPVGRNTAPAVALGLARLVEKGADDHTPIVLCPSDHVMDDEAAFYRAVQIGLKALHRGKLVTFGVVPDSPETGYGYIQSGDEHDGWRDVRRFVEKPDRKTAEVYLRQGTYLWNAGIFLFRLGDMIEAFREFLPSIFAAMEGGSKAVSDAFRDFPSLSLDYGVMEKATNVAVVPLDAGWSDLGSWDAVYDRSPKDAEGNAVMGDVLLQDSSGCLVRGDRRLVTLVGTHDLSVVDTADALYISPRGRSQDVREIVARLKKDERRELWQTPEAARRWGEYRILHEGDGVKVKRLTVFPGKSLSLQYHYHRTEHWVVVRGIAQVTRGEETLYLREGESTFIEKKQLHRLSNPGRIPLEVIEVQNGAYLGEDDIVRIDVHGDNVQ, from the coding sequence GTGACGTCACTTCAGGGGCTCGTTCTTGCCGGAGGAGGAGGAACCCGGCTCTGGCCTCTCTCCCGGGATGAGGTGCCGAAGCAGTTTTTGCGGCTTACTGGAGAACTCACCTTGTTCCAGATTACTGTAAGGCGGCTTTTTCCCCTCTGCGGAGACCAAATCATCGTGGTCAGTGGAGAGCGGTGGGATAGCCAGATTAACTACCAGGCCAGCGAAGTCGGTTTAATTGGAGACATCCTGATTGTCGAACCGGTGGGGCGAAATACAGCTCCTGCCGTTGCCCTTGGACTGGCTCGTCTGGTTGAAAAGGGCGCTGACGATCACACCCCGATAGTGCTTTGCCCCAGCGACCACGTCATGGATGACGAGGCCGCTTTTTACAGAGCCGTTCAGATTGGTCTTAAAGCTCTGCATCGAGGGAAACTGGTCACCTTCGGTGTGGTTCCCGATAGCCCCGAGACCGGATACGGCTATATCCAAAGCGGCGATGAGCACGACGGTTGGCGAGATGTACGACGGTTTGTCGAAAAGCCGGACCGGAAGACGGCAGAGGTGTACCTGAGACAGGGAACCTATCTGTGGAACGCTGGGATCTTCCTCTTCCGTTTGGGTGACATGATAGAGGCCTTCAGAGAATTTCTGCCCTCCATCTTCGCTGCTATGGAGGGAGGAAGCAAGGCCGTTTCAGATGCCTTCCGTGATTTTCCCTCTCTGTCTCTGGACTATGGCGTCATGGAGAAAGCGACTAACGTGGCCGTGGTGCCATTGGACGCTGGATGGTCGGATCTGGGGAGCTGGGACGCCGTGTATGATCGGAGCCCCAAGGACGCCGAGGGCAACGCTGTCATGGGAGACGTCCTCCTTCAGGACAGCTCGGGATGTCTTGTACGTGGTGATCGGAGACTGGTGACCCTTGTGGGGACCCACGACCTCTCGGTGGTGGACACAGCCGATGCCCTGTACATATCGCCCAGAGGACGATCTCAGGATGTTCGGGAAATCGTCGCTAGACTGAAAAAGGATGAGCGTCGGGAACTGTGGCAGACCCCGGAAGCCGCTCGAAGGTGGGGAGAATATCGCATACTCCACGAGGGAGATGGGGTCAAGGTCAAAAGGTTGACCGTCTTTCCGGGAAAATCCCTGAGTCTCCAGTATCACTATCACAGGACGGAGCATTGGGTCGTCGTTCGGGGAATTGCCCAGGTCACGCGAGGGGAAGAAACCCTCTATCTCCGCGAAGGGGAAAGCACGTTCATAGAAAAAAAACAACTCCACAGACTGAGCAACCCTGGCCGGATCCCCCTGGAGGTCATAGAGGTCCAAAACGGCGCATACCTTGGGGAGGACGATATTGTGCGTATAGACGTACATGGGGACAACGTACAATGA
- a CDS encoding DegT/DnrJ/EryC1/StrS aminotransferase, giving the protein MYRIPLVKNTFLHEQETKNALARFVEQADIFSMGTQCRAFESDFARYQGRSHAVLFNSGGSANLALLQALKNERKLKNGDRIGFSAVTWSTNIMPIVQLGMVPVALDCSRDTLNVDSRDVERCMDKLDLKALFITNALGFAGDLDRIRDICEDRRLLLLEDNCESLGSELKGTKLGNFGLGSSFSFFVSHHMSTVEGGMVCTDDPDLAAMLKLVRANGWDRNLTDDEKQTLRGQYGVDSELDAKYTFYDLGYNLRPTEITGFLGRRQLSYLPLSIVRRERAYLRMEEAMAQNSDLLTVRRDHLSRISNFAVPILCRTPDLRRTYADKLSAAGVEIRPLIAGNIQRQPFYRRYASVLRDLPEADFIHDCGLYCGNHPDYDDEELTFLEGCLGGQA; this is encoded by the coding sequence GTGTATCGAATCCCCTTGGTGAAAAACACCTTTTTGCACGAACAAGAGACGAAAAACGCTCTGGCCCGCTTTGTGGAACAGGCCGACATCTTCAGTATGGGAACCCAATGTCGAGCCTTCGAGAGCGATTTTGCCCGGTACCAGGGGCGGAGCCACGCTGTTCTCTTCAACAGTGGTGGGAGTGCCAACCTGGCTCTTCTCCAGGCCCTGAAAAACGAGAGGAAGCTGAAAAATGGGGATCGGATCGGCTTCTCGGCTGTCACCTGGTCCACCAACATCATGCCCATCGTTCAGCTTGGCATGGTGCCTGTGGCTCTTGACTGCTCCAGGGATACCCTGAACGTGGACTCTCGGGATGTTGAGAGATGTATGGACAAACTGGATCTGAAGGCTCTCTTCATAACTAACGCTCTGGGTTTTGCCGGTGATCTGGATCGGATCCGGGACATCTGCGAGGACAGGAGGCTTCTCCTCCTCGAGGATAACTGTGAATCCCTGGGATCGGAGCTGAAAGGCACCAAACTGGGCAATTTCGGGCTGGGAAGCTCTTTTTCCTTCTTTGTCTCCCATCACATGTCCACGGTGGAGGGGGGAATGGTCTGCACCGACGATCCCGACCTGGCTGCCATGCTCAAACTCGTCCGAGCCAACGGCTGGGATCGGAACCTCACGGACGACGAAAAACAAACCCTCCGAGGGCAATACGGCGTCGACTCCGAGTTGGACGCTAAATACACCTTCTACGACCTGGGGTATAATCTTCGTCCAACGGAGATCACAGGTTTTTTAGGGCGTCGTCAACTCTCCTACCTGCCGTTGTCCATTGTTCGGAGAGAACGGGCGTATCTTCGAATGGAGGAGGCCATGGCCCAAAACTCCGACCTCCTGACGGTGAGGCGAGATCATCTGAGCCGGATCTCCAATTTCGCTGTCCCCATCCTCTGTCGAACTCCCGATCTTCGACGGACCTACGCCGATAAGCTGTCTGCCGCCGGTGTCGAAATTCGTCCTCTTATTGCCGGGAACATCCAAAGACAGCCCTTCTATCGTCGATATGCCTCGGTCCTTCGGGACCTCCCGGAGGCCGACTTTATCCACGATTGCGGCCTCTACTGCGGCAACCATCCAGACTATGACGACGAAGAGCTGACCTTTCTGGAAGGCTGTCTGGGAGGCCAGGCGTGA
- a CDS encoding GDP-fucose synthetase, translated as MKKIYVAGHRGMAGSAIVRALKDRGIRDILTRTRRELDLLDQKATENFFIENRPEVVVLAAARVGGIGANVADPYGFLYENLQIQNNVINGAAKNGVKKLVFLGSSCIYPRECPQPMKEDFLLTGSLEPTNEGYALAKIAGLRLVQYLVQQYGISGLCVMPCNLYGPGDSFDPENAHVIAALVRRFVEAKKKGAPTVTLWGTGQARREFLHVDDMAEAVMLLMDRWEGPGIVNVGSGEDVTIAQLAETVRKAAGYHGDILWDSSMPDGMPRKCLDVSILRKLGFSPKYDLARGVVEMVSLYCQREERQ; from the coding sequence ATGAAAAAAATCTACGTAGCCGGTCACAGGGGTATGGCAGGAAGTGCCATCGTTCGTGCCCTGAAAGATCGGGGAATCAGGGATATACTGACGAGAACCCGTCGTGAACTGGATTTGCTGGATCAGAAAGCGACGGAAAATTTTTTTATCGAAAACCGGCCCGAGGTGGTTGTCCTTGCAGCGGCCAGAGTGGGAGGCATTGGGGCCAACGTTGCCGATCCGTATGGGTTTTTATATGAAAACCTCCAAATCCAGAACAACGTCATCAACGGAGCGGCCAAAAACGGCGTGAAAAAACTGGTCTTCTTGGGGAGTTCATGCATATACCCCAGAGAATGCCCTCAGCCGATGAAAGAGGATTTTTTACTTACGGGATCTCTGGAGCCCACCAACGAAGGCTACGCACTGGCGAAGATCGCTGGTCTCCGATTGGTTCAATATCTTGTACAACAGTATGGAATCAGTGGGCTATGTGTTATGCCCTGTAATCTGTATGGTCCGGGGGATAGCTTTGACCCGGAAAACGCGCACGTCATCGCCGCCCTGGTCAGACGCTTCGTCGAGGCAAAGAAAAAAGGCGCCCCGACCGTAACCCTGTGGGGAACAGGACAAGCTCGACGGGAATTTCTCCATGTGGACGACATGGCAGAGGCGGTCATGCTTCTCATGGACCGGTGGGAGGGACCGGGTATCGTGAACGTGGGCAGTGGAGAGGACGTCACCATTGCCCAGCTGGCGGAGACCGTCCGAAAGGCGGCAGGGTATCATGGGGATATCCTCTGGGATTCCTCCATGCCCGACGGCATGCCCAGAAAATGTTTGGACGTCTCCATCTTGCGGAAACTCGGCTTCAGTCCCAAATATGACCTGGCTCGGGGTGTTGTCGAGATGGTGAGCCTGTACTGTCAGAGAGAGGAGAGACAATAG
- a CDS encoding ATP-binding protein, with translation MLKGLTIKNLTVFSEAQIDFSPKLNVVVGMNGTGKSHLLKVAYSLSAVLAEGRRKFKGEAPSKKYLQMAIAEKLVGVFRPENLGRLTRRRQGRARCDISLRFTNSSCDLSCGFASNSKTEVSVEKAPLSWSDTEPLFFPTRELMSLYPNFVSTYERHYLEFEETWRDTCLLLGTPLMKGPRNAFMRGILDPLEKGMSGKLIVSDGRFYIQKKDGKMEIHLVAEGHRKLAMVAHLVASGGLRKNSCLFWDEPEANLNPRLVKLIVKTTLNLCKYGVQVFMATHDLFLLRELALQKNAYKKLPVRFIGLHGEESGVVVEQGDSIDDIEHLVSLDENVDQSNRYLSEDWQEES, from the coding sequence GTGCTTAAAGGACTTACCATAAAAAATCTCACCGTTTTCTCCGAAGCACAGATTGATTTTTCCCCTAAATTGAACGTTGTCGTTGGTATGAACGGGACTGGTAAAAGCCACCTTCTTAAGGTCGCTTATAGCCTTTCGGCTGTACTGGCCGAGGGAAGACGTAAGTTCAAGGGAGAAGCCCCGTCTAAAAAATACCTCCAGATGGCTATTGCTGAAAAATTGGTGGGTGTTTTTCGACCCGAAAATTTGGGAAGGTTGACCCGACGTCGTCAGGGCAGAGCCAGATGCGATATCTCGCTTCGGTTCACGAATTCTTCTTGCGATCTCTCGTGTGGCTTTGCATCAAACAGTAAAACAGAAGTCTCGGTCGAGAAGGCTCCTTTATCGTGGAGCGATACGGAGCCACTCTTTTTCCCTACAAGAGAACTGATGTCCCTGTACCCCAATTTCGTGTCAACGTACGAAAGGCATTACCTGGAATTTGAAGAGACCTGGAGGGATACGTGTCTGTTGTTGGGTACTCCTCTCATGAAGGGTCCCAGGAATGCGTTCATGCGGGGAATTCTGGATCCCCTGGAGAAAGGGATGTCGGGAAAACTCATCGTTTCGGACGGACGCTTCTACATTCAAAAAAAAGACGGCAAGATGGAGATCCATCTTGTTGCGGAAGGGCACAGAAAACTTGCAATGGTCGCTCATCTGGTGGCATCCGGTGGCCTCAGGAAAAATAGCTGCCTTTTTTGGGACGAGCCGGAAGCGAACCTCAATCCCAGGTTGGTAAAGTTGATCGTTAAGACAACCCTGAATCTATGTAAGTATGGTGTGCAGGTTTTCATGGCAACTCACGACCTTTTTCTGCTCAGAGAATTGGCGTTGCAAAAAAATGCTTATAAAAAACTCCCTGTCAGGTTTATAGGCTTGCACGGAGAAGAGAGTGGTGTGGTTGTAGAACAGGGAGATTCAATCGACGATATAGAACATCTGGTCTCCCTTGATGAGAATGTTGACCAGTCGAATCGTTATCTTTCAGAGGATTGGCAGGAAGAGTCATGA
- the gmd gene encoding GDP-mannose 4,6-dehydratase, whose protein sequence is MKKALITGITGQDGAYLSKFLLDKGYEVHGMKRRSSLFNTGRIDNLFRDPHEEGRGLVLHYGDLTDSSNIVRLLQEIKPDEIYNLAAQSHVKVSFETPEYTANGDGLGVLRLLEGIRILGLEDSTRFYQASTSELYGKVQEVPQRESTPFYPRSPYAAAKLYGYWITVNYREAYGIYGCNGILFNHESPLRGETFVTRKITRAAARISLGLQSKLYLGNLDAKRDWGHARDYVEAMWFMLQQDEPDDFVIATGETHSVREFVNLAFEKTGIHLTWSGTGVDEKGLNSETGETLVEVDPRYFRPTEVELLLGDPSKAREKLGWKRKVSFEDLVAEMVSHDLDLFQKDILCRDAGYTICPAIEELT, encoded by the coding sequence ATGAAAAAAGCTCTCATTACCGGTATCACCGGTCAGGACGGAGCGTACCTGTCCAAATTCTTGTTGGATAAGGGGTACGAAGTTCACGGGATGAAAAGACGCTCCTCCCTCTTCAACACGGGACGGATTGACAACCTTTTTCGAGATCCCCACGAGGAGGGGCGAGGGTTGGTCCTTCACTACGGTGATCTCACCGACTCGTCCAACATCGTTCGGCTTCTTCAGGAGATCAAACCTGACGAAATCTACAACCTGGCGGCCCAGAGCCACGTGAAAGTCTCCTTTGAGACCCCGGAATACACGGCCAACGGAGACGGCTTGGGTGTCCTGCGTCTCCTGGAAGGCATTCGTATCCTCGGGTTGGAGGACTCCACCCGTTTCTATCAGGCCTCCACGAGTGAGCTCTATGGCAAAGTCCAGGAGGTTCCTCAAAGAGAGTCAACTCCCTTTTACCCCAGAAGTCCTTATGCAGCTGCCAAACTCTACGGCTACTGGATCACCGTCAACTATCGGGAGGCTTACGGTATCTACGGTTGCAACGGTATCCTCTTTAACCATGAATCGCCCCTTCGGGGAGAGACTTTCGTCACCAGAAAAATCACTCGAGCGGCAGCCCGGATATCCCTTGGACTTCAGAGTAAACTGTACCTGGGTAACCTGGATGCTAAGCGGGACTGGGGACATGCCCGAGACTACGTCGAGGCTATGTGGTTTATGCTGCAACAGGATGAACCGGATGACTTCGTCATCGCCACGGGGGAAACTCACTCAGTTCGGGAATTTGTGAACCTTGCCTTCGAAAAGACCGGAATACACCTGACCTGGAGTGGTACCGGTGTCGACGAAAAAGGACTGAACTCCGAGACAGGGGAGACCTTGGTCGAGGTCGATCCCCGGTACTTTCGGCCTACCGAGGTCGAGCTCCTTCTGGGGGATCCAAGCAAAGCCAGAGAAAAATTGGGCTGGAAGAGAAAAGTTTCCTTCGAGGACCTCGTGGCGGAAATGGTCTCTCATGATCTGGACCTCTTTCAGAAAGACATACTCTGTCGAGATGCCGGCTATACGATCTGTCCTGCTATAGAAGAGCTCACATGA
- a CDS encoding glycosyltransferase: MALFSSVFCRRAASVQRSPSGSSVDPGELAVRIAHLLPGLNVGGVERHVVDLTSEQIRAGHDVTVISHGGRMVSELPSRVEHVCLPVHRKDPLTGGICALRLAWKARSQGWQVLHAHSRVPAWVAWWASSLSGVPFVVTAHAMYSLNRGLIPYKRAHGAVCVSRTVMEYLTDWLPPTVQVIPHGTPIPGVRWSPRSGDGPVRFLYVGRLTKVKGVDFLVSLFCRNLARDPRWTLEIVGEGPLEGELRSLVTASGQEKRVSFSGYCDDVPEKLAQCDCCLLPSRSEGAGLVLLTALAVGTPVLAADIPAFREIYPDKELIAPTAGAWRRAILDHMEKPSGCFFEPRSDVLPSISQMAHRVQNFYENVCSLRKGGSVR, translated from the coding sequence TTGGCGCTCTTTTCTTCAGTCTTTTGTCGCCGAGCCGCCTCAGTTCAACGAAGCCCGTCGGGCAGCTCGGTGGATCCTGGAGAACTGGCGGTGAGGATCGCTCATCTTCTTCCCGGGTTGAACGTGGGGGGCGTGGAACGTCACGTGGTGGATCTGACCTCGGAACAGATCAGAGCAGGGCATGACGTCACCGTGATATCCCATGGTGGCCGAATGGTCTCCGAACTCCCCTCCAGAGTAGAGCACGTCTGTCTTCCCGTCCACAGGAAAGACCCCCTTACCGGTGGAATCTGCGCCTTAAGGTTGGCATGGAAGGCTCGCTCTCAGGGATGGCAGGTGCTCCATGCTCACTCGAGGGTGCCGGCATGGGTGGCCTGGTGGGCATCGTCCCTTTCGGGTGTTCCTTTCGTGGTCACGGCCCATGCCATGTACTCGCTCAACCGAGGGCTCATCCCCTACAAACGGGCTCATGGGGCCGTATGCGTTTCTCGAACTGTGATGGAGTACCTCACGGATTGGCTGCCTCCGACGGTTCAGGTAATCCCCCATGGCACCCCCATTCCTGGGGTGCGCTGGTCCCCTCGGAGTGGAGATGGCCCGGTTCGTTTTCTGTACGTTGGTCGCCTGACCAAGGTCAAGGGAGTGGATTTTTTGGTCTCCCTCTTCTGTCGAAACTTGGCCAGGGATCCTCGGTGGACCTTGGAGATTGTGGGAGAGGGGCCTTTGGAGGGTGAACTTCGGTCTTTGGTGACTGCTTCAGGACAGGAGAAACGGGTGTCCTTCTCGGGCTACTGCGACGACGTGCCGGAAAAACTGGCCCAATGCGACTGCTGTCTTCTGCCGTCCAGGAGCGAGGGGGCAGGGTTGGTCCTCCTCACTGCCCTGGCCGTGGGAACCCCTGTTTTGGCCGCTGATATCCCGGCCTTTCGGGAGATTTATCCTGACAAGGAGTTGATCGCTCCGACTGCAGGCGCTTGGCGTCGTGCTATTCTTGACCATATGGAGAAACCGTCGGGGTGTTTTTTTGAACCTCGAAGTGACGTGCTCCCGTCTATCTCTCAAATGGCCCATCGAGTCCAGAATTTCTACGAGAATGTCTGCTCGCTACGGAAAGGCGGTTCTGTACGATGA
- a CDS encoding nucleoside-diphosphate sugar epimerase, whose amino-acid sequence MTTGSKGPSLVVILSDGIRGHLFQSRGVASHLAELCGAFSVEMNVPSYKGCRRFWVLKVLGRALLRAGSVKARRWLRFAGSDAQTLLSRYRMALDERGVSGKESLVISAGSSAAPLTLALARAMGGKSCTLMTPSILGTSPFDYAVVPSHDGTKNGRILETLGAPNSVNRSNLADQAQEMLNDYPGDDVRWGVLVGGDDQNYRLSPLWTDRIVGELLRIAEDREVSLYITTSRRTSPATEARLKALCQGNDRVAMLLLASQSDDNPVPGILGACQKIFCTEDSVSMISEAATAGTNVYLLRVGRKKGWRRILQGLTERLVGWRLLSERSLWGAPRFDRMIDQFIERGLIAEMPSDVAAWRSFLQSFVAEPPQFNEARRAARWILENWR is encoded by the coding sequence ATGACGACAGGTAGTAAAGGTCCGTCCCTTGTTGTCATCCTCTCCGATGGAATCCGGGGACACCTTTTTCAAAGCCGGGGGGTCGCATCTCACTTAGCGGAACTCTGTGGGGCGTTCTCAGTCGAGATGAACGTGCCGTCCTACAAGGGCTGTCGTCGGTTTTGGGTGCTTAAAGTTCTGGGGAGAGCTCTGCTCAGAGCTGGTTCCGTTAAAGCGCGACGGTGGCTTCGTTTTGCTGGGAGCGATGCTCAGACGCTTTTGAGTCGATATCGCATGGCTCTGGACGAACGAGGCGTCTCCGGTAAGGAGAGCTTGGTCATCTCCGCCGGAAGCTCGGCCGCCCCTCTTACCCTCGCCCTGGCTCGAGCCATGGGAGGTAAGAGTTGTACCCTTATGACGCCGTCCATACTCGGGACCTCTCCTTTCGATTATGCTGTGGTACCCTCTCACGATGGGACCAAAAACGGAAGAATCCTGGAGACCCTGGGAGCTCCCAACTCGGTGAACCGTTCTAACCTAGCCGATCAGGCTCAGGAAATGCTGAACGACTACCCGGGAGATGACGTTCGGTGGGGAGTACTCGTGGGAGGAGACGACCAGAACTACCGTCTGTCCCCTCTCTGGACCGATAGGATCGTGGGTGAGTTGCTCCGTATCGCCGAGGATCGGGAAGTCTCTCTGTACATCACGACATCTCGCCGAACCTCTCCCGCAACCGAGGCCCGACTGAAGGCTCTCTGTCAGGGCAACGACCGGGTGGCCATGCTTCTTTTAGCATCTCAGAGCGACGACAACCCGGTCCCTGGTATCTTGGGAGCTTGTCAGAAGATCTTTTGTACCGAGGACTCGGTCTCCATGATATCCGAGGCGGCCACTGCCGGCACCAATGTGTATCTTTTGCGAGTGGGACGAAAAAAAGGGTGGCGGCGAATCCTCCAGGGGCTTACGGAACGCCTGGTAGGGTGGCGGCTTTTGTCCGAGAGGTCTCTTTGGGGGGCGCCTCGGTTTGACCGCATGATCGATCAGTTTATCGAAAGGGGGCTTATCGCCGAGATGCCCTCTGACGTGGCAGCTTGGCGCTCTTTTCTTCAGTCTTTTGTCGCCGAGCCGCCTCAGTTCAACGAAGCCCGTCGGGCAGCTCGGTGGATCCTGGAGAACTGGCGGTGA